A segment of the Deinococcus aestuarii genome:
CGTGATCTGGTTCGAGGCGAGCGCCGCCGCCGCGTACACCGCGAGGTAGCCCACGTCGGCGGGGTTCCACAGTTGGAAGGCCTGCACGGTGCCGTCCTTGACGAAGGCCCGCATCTGGTTCGGCGTGCCCAGCCCCGTCAGGACGACCTTGCCCTTGCTCGGGCTGGTGGACAGGTACCGCGCCCCCGCCGAGATGCCCACCGTGGTCGGCGAGATCACGCCCCGCAGGTTGGGGTACGCCTGAATCAACCCCTGCATCTCGGTGAAGGACTTCTGGTCGTCGTCGTTGCCGTAGGCGATCTTGACGAGTTTCATGTCCTTGTACTGGGGCTTCTTGAGTTCCTCCTGCATGTAGCGAATCCAGGTGTTCTGGTTCGTCGCGTTCGGCGTGGCCGAGAGGATGGCGATGTCGCCCTTGTAATTGATCAGCTTGCCGAGCAGTTGCACCTGCGCCCGCCCGATTCCCTCGGAGTTCGCCTGGTTGATGAAGAGGGTGCGGCCCGCGGGCGCGGTGTCCGAATCCATCGTGACGATCTTCATGCCCTGCTGCTTGGCGCGGTTGAGGTAGGGCAAGAGGGCATTGGCGTCGTTCGCCGCGAGCACGAGCACGTCCTGGCGCTGGGCGATGGCCGTGTTGATGTAACTCACCTGGCTGCTCGCCCCCGCGTCCGAGGGCCCGACCACCTTGGCGTCCGCCGCGATCTCCTTCGCCGCCGCGAGGCCGCCGCCCGTCTGGATCACGTTGTAGGGGTTGTTGACGTTCTTGGGCAGCAGCGTGATCTTCAGGCCCTTTTTCAGGGCCGGGGTCTGCGTCTGAGCCAGGGCCAGGGCCCCGAGCCCCAGCGTGACCGAGAGGGCGGAGAACATGAGCGCGCGGTGCTTCATAGAGAACCTCCAAGGGCGAGTGAGGTGAGATGAAGAGGGCTGTTTCTGGCTGACGGCTGATTGCTGAAGGCTGACCGCTCCGAGCTACCCCACGGCTTCCCTCCCCCGCCGCCGTGCCCGAACGCGGGCGAGGAGGTTGGGCACGAGGACCGAGCCGATCAGCAGCAGGCCCGTCACGATGGTCAGAATCTCGCCCGGCACGTCCACGATGGTCAGCGCCCCGTTGATGATCCCGATCAGGAAGACGGCGGCGACCGCGCCCACCACGCTCCCGCGCCCGCCGAAGATGCTCACCCCGCCGAGGAGCACCGCCGCGATCACCCCGAGTTCGAGCCCCACCCCGTTGTCCGCCCGCGCGCTGGAGAAGCGGAAGGTGTACACCACCCCCGCCAGCGCCGCCATCAGCCCCGAGCCCACGAAGAGGATGAGCTTGACCCGCTCGACCCGCAGCCCCGCGAACCGGGCCGCGACCTCGTTCGCCCCGATGGCATAGAGGCTGCGCCCGAAGGCCGTGGCGTGCAGCACCAGGGCCGTGATCACCGCCAGCACGGCGAAGAGCGCGATGGGAATCGGGATCATCGTGCCCGGCACCGTCCCGAAACCCAGGTTGGTGTATGCGGGCGGAAAGTCGGCCACCGCGCGGTCCCCCAGCAGCGCGTACGCCAGCCCCCGGTACAGCGCCAGCGTGCCGATGGTCACCGCCAGCGACGGCAGCCCCAGCCGGGTGACGAGCAGCCCGTTGAAGAGTCCGGCGAGCCCGCCCGCCCCGAGGGTGAGCAGGATCGCCAGCGGCATGGGCACCCGGGCCGCCCACAGCACGCCGAGCAGGGCGCTGCACATCCCCAGGATGCTCGCCACCGACAGGTCGATCTCCGCCACGATGATCAGCAGCGTCATCGTGAGGACCATCAGGGCGATCTCGCTGAAGTTGGCCGTCAGGAAGGACAGGTTGGAGGCCGTCAGGAAGTCCGGCGACAGCAGCGCCCCCACGAGCAGCGCGACCACGACGAGCCCGAGGATGGTGGCCTCCCACCCGAGCCGCAGACGCCTCACGCCGGGCCTCCCGTCTGGGTCGTTCCAGCCTGGGGCGTGTGGTGCTGCCCCTCGATCTGGAGCCGCTGGGCGGTGCGCCGCGACACGATGATGTCCACCGAGATGGCGAGCAGGAGCAGCGCCCCCTGGATCGCCTGCTGGTAGAAGGCGGGCGCCCGCAGCGTCACGAGCGCGCTCCCGATCACGCCGAGCAGGAGCGCCCCGATCCCCGCCCCCGCCACCGTCCCCACCCCGCCGCCTATGCTCACCCCGCCCACGACCGCCGCCGCGATGACCTGAAGTTCCAGGCCCGTCCCGGCGGTCGCGTCCACCGTCCCGTAGCGCGCGAGGTACAGCACCCCCGCCAGCCCCGCGATGGCCCCGCTGATCACGAACCCGGTGAGGGTCCGCCGGGTCACGTCGATCCCCGCGAGGACCGCCGCGTCCGTGTTCGAGCCGACCGCGTAATATTCCCGCCCGCCCCGGTACGACCCCAGGTAGACGCCGAACGCGACCATGATGGCGAGCACGAGGAGGACGAGGTTGGGGATGCCGAGCACGCTCCCCGTCCCGAACCCCAGGAAGGCGGCGGGGAGGTTGGAGGCATTGACCTGCCCCCCGCTCACGACCGCGTACGTCACCCCCCGGAACACGTACAGGGTGCCCAGCGTGGCGACGAGCGCCGGGACCCGCCCGTACGCGACGAGCAGGCCGTTGACCACCCCGAGCCCGGCCCCGAGGAGCAGGCCGAACAGCAGCGCGACGGGCACCGGCAGCCCCGGCACGGCGATGAAGAGCGAGCCCGTCAGGAAGGCGGTCAGGCCCACGACGCTGCTCACGCTGAGGTCCACGTGGCGCATCAGGAGCACGACCGTCTGCCCCACCACCAGCAGGCCGATCACCGAGACGTTCAGCAGCAGGTCGCGGACGCTGCCCACCCCCAGGAAGCGGGGATTGACCGCCGCCGTCCCCAGCGTGATCAGCAGCAGCAGCAGGGCGAGGGTGAACTCGCGGGCCCGCAGCACTCGGGTCAGGATGCCCGGGCGGGGCGGCCCCGCCAGCACGTCGGGTCCGGTCTGGCTCGTCATGCGGCACCCTCCACGGCGGCGCGTTGTCCGGTCGCCAGGGACATCACGCTCTCCTCGCTGCCCTGCTCGCGGGCGAGTTCGCCGACCAATCGGCCCTCGCGCATCACGAGGATGCGGTCGGCCATGCCGAGCACCTCCGGCAGGTCGCTGGAGATCATCAGCACGGCCAGCCCGCCGCCCGCCAGCTCGGCCAGGGTGCGGTGGACCTCCGCCTTGGCCCCCACGTCGATGCCGCGCGTGGGCTCGTCCACGATCAGGACGCTGGGGCCCGTCGCCAGCCACTTCGCCAGCACCACCTTCTGCTGGTTGCCGCCCGACAGGGTGCTCACCGCGTCGTGGAGGCCGTGCGCCTTGAGCCGGAGCCTGGAGGTCCAGCTCCGGGCATTCTCCTCCTCGGCGCCCCGGTCCATGAAGGGGCCGCGCCGCAGCCGGTTCAGGACGGCGAGGTTCGCGTTGCGCTCGATGGAGAGGTCCATCACCAGCCCCTGCTGGCGGCGGTCCTCCGGCACGAGGCCGACCCCCGCGCGCATGGCCGCCCGGGGACTCAGCGGCGGGACGACGTGCCCGTTCACCCGCACCTCGCCCCCCCCGCGCGGGTCGATGCCGAAGATGGCCCGCGCGACCTCGCTGCGGCCCGCTCCGACGAGCCCCGCGAGCCCGACGATCTCGCCGCGCCGCACCGTGAGGCTCACGTCCCGGAAGACGCCCGGCTGCGTCAGTCCCCGCACGTCGAGCACGACCTCCCCGGCGTGCGCCTCGCCGCGCGGGTAGAGCTCGCCCAGCTCCCGGCCCACCATCTGCCGCACCACCCGGTCGGGCGTGTAGTCCGAGGTGGGTCCGGCGCTGACCCAGGTGCCGTCCCGCAGGACCGTCACCCGCTGGCACTGGGCGAAGACCTCCTCCAGCCGGTGCGTGATGAAGAGAACGGCCGCCCCGCGCGCCCGCAGCGACCGCACCACCCGGAAGAGCCGGGCCGTCTCCTGGAGGGTCAGCGCCGCCGTGGGCTCGTCCATGATCAGGACGCGGGCGCTCAGCGACAGCGCCTTGGCGATCTCCACGATCTGCTGGTCGGCGATGCTCAGGCCGCGCACGACGCGGGTGGGGTCGAGCGCCACCCCCAGGTCCCCCAGGATGGTGGTGACGCGGGTGTTCATCGCCGCCGCGTCGATGCGCCCGCCCCGCCCGAGCGGCTGGCGGCCCATCAGCACGTTCTCCGCCACCGTCAGGTCGGGAAAGAGGGTCGGCTCCTGGTAGATGACCGCCACCCCCGCGTCCCGCGCCTCGGCGGGGTGCCGGAAGTGGCGCTCCCGCCCGCCCACGGTGAGGACCCCGCCGTCCGGGCTGTGGACACCCGCCAGGATCTTGACGAGGGTGCTCTTGCCCGCCCCGTTCTCCCCGAGGAGGGCGTGCGCCTCGCCGGGGTAGAGTTCGAGGCTCACGTCCACGAGCGCCCGGACGGGCCCGAACGCTTTGCTCGCGTGGCGGAGGGTCAGCATCGGCGCGGGGTCGGCGGGGCTAGTCAAGGTGAAACACCTCCTCCAGCCGCAAGAAGCCCTGGTCGGGCGTGCCCTGAAGCTCCGCGAAGAAGGGGGCCATCTCCGATTGCCAGCGGGCGTTGACCTCGCGGGCGGCCATCCCGGCCCGCGCCCGGTCCAGGCTGGGGGTCTCGAAGTAGCCGATCAGGAGGCCGTCCCCGCGCAGGAAGAGCGAGTAGTTGTGCCACCCCGTCTCGCGCAGGGCGCACAGCATCTCCGGCCACACGGCGGCGTGCCGGGCCCGGTACTCGCCCAACCGCTCGGGCCGGACCTGGAGCTGGAAGCAGACGCGCTGACGGGGGGCGGAGGTCTCGGGCATGGGTCTCCAGACAGGGGGGCGGCGCGGTGGGCGCGGGGCAGGCCGGGTCACCCCCGGGGGGTCACGGCGGCGGCTGGGTGGGGAACTCTGTGACCTATCTAATACCGCGCGACAGGAATTTGCAAGCCCTTGTCAATCTGTGTTGGATTGATGTTAGATTCTCGTATGACCAACACCGCCGCGCCCACCGGCAGCGAGCGCCAGCAGCTCATCTTGCGCCGGGCCCTGGCCGAGCGGGTGGTCCGCATCCGCGACGTGGCCGCCGAGCTGGGGGTCCACGAGATGACGGTCCGGCGCGACCTCGACGCCCTCGCCGAGCAGGGCCTGCTGGAGCGCATCCACGGCGGGGCCCGCGTGCTGGAAAAGACGAGCGAGGAACTTTCCCACCACCTGCGCGCCGCCAAGAACACCGGGGCCAAGGAGCAGATCGCCCGCGCCGCCCTGGGGTTCATTCAGGACGGCGAGGTGATCGGCCTCGACGCGAGCACGACGGCCCTCTCTCTGGCGCGCATCCTGCACGCCCGGCAGGTCACCGCCATCGTCACCAGCCTTGACGCGGCGAACACCCTGGCGGCGAACGGGGTGCCCTTCGCGCTCGTGGGCGGCAACTTCCACGCGCCCGCGCGCTCGTTCGTCGGCGCCTTTTTCATGGACATGATGAGCCGCCTGCACCCCGACCGGGTGTTCTTCTCGGCCAAGGCGTACTCCCCCGCCCTCGGCTTCACCGACCCGCACCTGCCGGAGGTGGGCGCCAAGCAGGCGCTGATCCGCTCCGGGGGCACCGTCACCGCCCTGATCGACCACTCCAAGTTCGGGGGCCGGGCGCTCGCCACCATCGCCACCCTCGACCATGTGGATACCGTGATCACCGACCAGCCCCCGCCCGCCGAAACCCTCCAGGCCCTGCGCGAGGCGGACGTGGGGCTCATCGTCGCGGCCGGGAACGGGGGCACCTGAGCCCCGAACCTTTCGGAAACGCCCGAAGGGGACGGGCGGCCCGGCGCCTCCTGGGCCTCCTCCCTCAGCCGCAGGCCCCCCGGGGCATGGTCCCGGGCGTCGAGCGTCTGCGCGCCGAGACTGGATCGGCGAGTGTCCCCGGGGGCTCAGGCCTGGAGGGCCCGCAGCGCCCCCTCCAGCTTGCGCAGCAGCTCCTCGCGGTGCGGGATACCCCACACGGCGGTGCGGAGGCTCGCCCCGGCGGTGCCCCCCTGCAAGGAGCGCCGGAACCCGTCGAGGTGGTCCGCCGAATGCTCCCGGACGAGGCCTGTGACGACCGCATACGCCTCCGGATGGCCGCTGAGGGTGTCGAAATCGCTGTCGAGCGTCACGGGGGGGCGGGCGGCGTTCGGGTTGGCGTACGGGGACGCCCAGCGGTGCTCGCCCGACCCGACCTCGTGCGTCCCGCCGCCCGGCAGGATCACCTCGGCGCGGGTGTTCGGCGGGACCACGATCCTCACCTCGATCTGCCCGTCCCGGATGACCCACGCCACGCTCGCTTCCCCGTAGGGGGTGACGTGCCGCGCCGAGGCGAAGGTGAGGCCCCCTCCCGGAATGGGCTGAATCGTCATCCGCCGGTAACCCGGTTCAGCAGGAGCGAGGCCCGCGACGGTGCGGTGCAGCCAGTCCGCCACCGCGCCGAGGGCGTAGTGGTTGAAGGAGGTCATCTCGCCGGGGTTGATCGAGCCATCGGGCAGCATCGAGTCCCAGCGTTCCCAGATCGTCGTCGCGCCCATCGTGACGGGGTAGAGCCAGGAAGGACACTCGCGCTGCATCAGCAGGCGGTAGGCCGCGTCCGTCTCGCCCACGTGGGTGAGCGCGTCGCAGATCAGCGGCGTGCCCGCGAAGCCGGTGGCGATGTGGTAGCCGTTCTCGCGCACCAGGGCGCGCAGCCTGCGCGCGGCGTGACCCCGCTGGCCCTCGTCCCGCAGCAATGCGAACTCCAGCGCGAGGGCGTAGGAGGTGCCCGAATCGCTCAGCACGCGCCCGCTGGGCGTCACGTACTCCCGCGCGAACGCCGCCCGCACCTCGTCCGCCAGGGCCAGGTACCTCTGTGCCGCCTCGTGGCGGCCAAGAACGCGGGCGGTGAGCCCCAGAACCTCCGCCGACCGGGCGAAGTACGCCGTGGCGACCACGCCGGGCAGGGTGCGCCCCGCCGCCGGGTTGGTGGGCGGCGCGGTGGGGTCGAGCCAGTCGCCGAACTGAAAGTCCTGATCCCACAGCAGGGACTCGCCCGCCCGGCCCCGGATGTACTCCACCCACGCCCGCATACTGTCCCACTGCCGCTCCAGCACGTCCCGGTCCCCGTATCGCCCATACAGCACCCAGGGCACGAGGGTCGCGGCGTCACCCCACACGGCGGCGGCGACGGTCGCGGGGGGCACCACCGGGATCACCGCCGGGACCGCCCCGTTCGGTTCCTGATCCGCCGCGAGGTCCCCCAGCCAGGAGGAGAGGAAGCCGTTGACGTCGTAGAGGAAGGAGGCGGTGGGCGCGAACACCTGAATATCCCCCGTCCACCCCAGCCGCTCGTCGCGCTGCGGGCAGTCGCTCGGGATGTCGAGGAAGTTCCCCCGCATTCCCCACACCACGTTCTGATGCAGCTTGTTGACGAGGGGATCGGAGCACTCGAACCAGCCGGTGCGCTCCAGGTCGGAATGGACGACGACCGCCTCCAGATCATCCAGGCCGGGTTTACCCGGCCAGCCCCCGACCTCGGCGTAGCGGAAGCCGTGGAAGGTGAATCTCGGCTCCCAGGTCTCCGGCGCTCCGCCTTTCAGGGTGTAGCGGTCGGTGGCCTGCGCGGTCCGGAGGGGACGGGTGCCGAGTTCGCCGTGCTCCAGGACCTCGGCGTGACGGAGGGTGACGGTCTGGCCCGCCTCGCCCCGCACGGTGAGGCGGACCCAGCCGACGAGGTTCTGCCCGAAGTCCACCAGGGTCTTGCCGCTCGGAGAGGTCGTGATACCGACGGGCCTCAGCGTCTCGATCCTCCGCACGGGCGGCCCGTCGGGGGCGACGAGGGTGGCGAGGTCGCGTTCGATCCTCCGAACGGGCGTCCACCCGGAGTCGTCGAAGCCCGCGGTGGCCCAGCCGGTCACCTCCAGCCGCGCGTCGTACGTCTCCCCGTCGTACAGGTCGGCGGCGAGGATGGGGCCGGTCGAGGCCCGCCACGTCTCGTCCGTCACGACCCGCTCGACCGTGCCGTCGGTGTACGTGATCTCCAGTTGCGCGAGCAGGGCGAGGTGCTCGCCGTAGAGGTTGCGCCTTCCTCCGCCAAAGCCCAGCTGCCCCCGGTACCACCCGTCCCCGAGCAGGGCGCCGAGGGCATTGCGCCCCCCATGCAGCAGGCCCGTCACGTCGAAGGTCTGGTAGCGGAGGCGGTGGTCGTAACTCGTCCAGCCGGGCGCGAGCACGTAATCGCCGACCCGCTCGCCGTTGAGCTGCGCCTCGTACACGCCGAGGGCGGTGACGTACAGGCGGGCGGAGGCGACACCGGGGCGAACGTCGAACTCGCGGCGCAGGAGGGGGCTGGGCTGGGCCTGGCCGGTGTCCTCCTCCCAGTCGGGCGAGACGAACGCCGCGCTCCAGTCGTCCGGCGTCAGCAGCCCGACCTCGATGCCGAGGGGGTCACTCCAGCCGGAGGGGCCGCCCTCCTCGCCCCAGACCTGCACGCGCACCTGGACGCGCTCACGGGAGGTCAGGGGACGGAACGGCCAGGGCACGAACACGGACTCGCCCGACTCGACGCGCCCGGTCTCTCCCAGCAGGCGGCCGTCCGCGCCGAAGGCCTCGATGGCGTAGGCCCGCTGCCGCCAGTTCGGGAGGCCCGTCTCGGTGCGCCAGCTCAGGCGCGGGGCCGCCTCGCCGATGCCGAAGGCCTCGCGGTGGTGCTCGGCGCGCAGGTCGCGAATATGGAGGACAGGGAGGGTGGGGGTCTCGGGATGGAGGTAAACGGTCATGGGGTGGACTCCACAGGTGGGTGGGAAGACGAAACGTGCGGGCAACGGTAAGGGGGCGTTGCCCGCACGCGCTTGGGGGTGAGGTCGTAGGGAGGGGCGGCGGTCGCGTCAGCCCTTGACGGCCCCGGCGGCCATGCCCTTCATCACCATCTGGTTGAGCAGCAGGTACACGAGCACGGTGGGCGCGACGGCGAGCGCGATGGACGCGAAGGTCGGCCCCCACTCGCGCTGCCCGTACTGCCCGGTGAAGGCGAGCAGGCCCGACTGGACGGTGCGCATCTCGGGATTCTGCATGAAGGTCAGCGAGAAGAGCAGGTCGTTCCACATGAAGAAGAACTGCACGAGCGCGACCGTCACGATGGCATTCATCGTCATGGGGAGGGCGACTTTCGTGAAGACCTGATAGATGCTCGCCCCGTCCACGATGGCCGCCTCGATGACCTCCCGCGCGAAGGTCTTGAAATACCCGGCGAGGAAGAACACCACCAGCGGCAACCCGAAGGCCGTGTACGCGAGAATCAGCGCGAGACGCGTATCGAGCAGGTGCAGCCGGAAGAACATCGTGAAGAGGGGCAGCAGCGCGATCTGGACAGGCACCATGATCCCCGCCAGGAACAGGATCGACACCGCGCCGCTGAGCCGCCAGCGCATGATCTCCAGCCCGAAGGCCGCCATCGTCCCCAGCACGATCACCAGCGCGAGGGCCGGGATCACCGAGAGGACGCTGTTCACGAAGTAACGGCTCATGTTCCCTTCCGTCCAGGCGCGGGCATAGTTCTCCCAGTGCAGCGCCTGCGGGAGCGCCCACATCGGCGCGCTGGAGAACTCGTCCGCACCCTTGAGCGAGGACAGGAAAATCCACACCACCGGGTACACCGCCACGAACACGACGAGCAGCACGAGGAGGATCATGGGCAGCCGCGAGAGCCAGGCCAGGCGGCCGCCGGGGTGCGTCTTGCCGGGAAGGGGGAGGGAGGCGGAACGTTGCATGGGTTACTCCCTGGACGCGCCGCGCCGCGCCCGCCAGAAGATCAGCAGCGTGACGAGCAAACACTGGAGGGCCAGCGTGAGCGCGAGCGTGCTGCCGTAGCCGTACTCGCCGTAGCTGAACGAGGTCTTGTACATGTACAGCGTCAGCGGCGTGGTGGCCGTGCCGGGGCCGCCGCCCGTCAGCGCCATGATCGAGTCGAATACCTTGAGGGTCCCGTTGAGGCTGAAGATCAGGGACGCCACCGTGATGGGCGCGAGCAGCGGCAGGACCACGAAGCGGGCGAGCGTCCAGCCCTGCGCGCCGTCGAGCCGCGCGGCCTCGATGGTCTCCTCGGGGATATCGACCAGGCCGGTGTAGAGCAGGATCGCGTAGAAGCCCATCGCCTTCCAGATGTCCATCACCCCGATCACCCAGAAGGCGGTCGAGCCCTGCCCCAGCCACGCCTGCACCGCGCCGTCCAGCCCGTACTGCGGCGCGATGGCGAAGAGCTTGGCGAACATCTGCGCGACCGCCACCGTGGGCAGCACGACGGGCAGGAACACCAGCGTCCGCACGAGCACCGACGACTTCCTGAGATAAAAGGCGTACAGCAGCGCGAGCGCGAGGCCGAGGATCACCTGCCCGGCCGAGACGAAGAGGGCGTACTTCGTGCCGAACCACAGGGCCTTCCAGAAGGTGGGGTCCTGTGCGAGCCGCACGTAGTTGTCCAGGCCCACGAACTTGAACCCGGCGATAGGCGAGCCCTCGTAGACCGTGTAGCCCAGCGACCAGAGGATCGGCACGAGCACCACCAGCGCGTAGAGCAGTAGAGCCGGGCCGACGAAGACGAGCACCGCCCGCCAGTCACGCAGCGTTCTTTCCATACCTTCTCCTGGGCACGTCCTGGGAGGTGGGGGCTGGCTCTGTCGCCGGGGCCAGCCCCCCTCAACTCAGCGCAGCGCGGCCTGCAACTGCTGGAGGTAGTCCTGTGGGCTGAGGTCCCCCGTCACCAGGGGCTGCACGTTGTCCGTCGCCACCGAGGTCGCCTTGGGGCTGAAGTTGGCCTCGAACCACAGGTAGGGGGTTTTCACCCCGCCGATCTTCTGCTGCACCAGCCGCGTCAGCGCGGGGGTGTTCGCGGGCGTCCTCGTCACCTTGAAGCCGGTGATCAGGCCCTGGTCGGCGAAGGCCCGGTTGCCGAAGTTGGAGAAGACGTACTTCATCCACTCCCCCAGCGCGGCGTCGTTCTGCCCCTGATTCACCGCCACCACCAGGCCGGTGTTCACCGACCAGTCGTTCGCGGTGCCCCTGCCGCCCCGCACGGTGGGGAAATTGAACAGGCCGATGTTCTGCGCCCCGATCTTGTTCTGCTTGGCGTCGTTAAAGTTCCCGAGCGCCCAGCCTCCCATGTAGAACATCGCGGCCTTGCCCCCGAGGAAGGTGTCCAGCGCCGTCTGGTAGTCGATGGTGCTCACGCCCCGGCCGAAGTACCCCTTCTTCCCGAGGTCTTGCACGGCGGTCACGGCCTCCACGAAGCCGGGGTCGGTGACCTTGAGGGTCCCGGCCTTCACCCGGTCCATCGCGTCCGCGCCGTACTTGCGGGCGACGTAGCCGCCGATCAATCGGGTCAGCGGCCACTTCTGCTCCCCGGAGGCGGCAAAAGGTTGGACGCCCTTTTTCTGGAAGGTGTCGGCGGCCCGCACCAGCTCGTCCCAGGTCCGGGGTTCCTTGACGCCGCTTTGCGCGAAGATCTGTTTGTTGTACCAGAAGCCCTCGATGTTCATCTCCAGCGGCAGCGCGACGAGCTTGCCCCGTTGAGTTTCTTTTGCAGCGTGACGGCGGCGGGGTTGAGCTGGTTGTAGATGCCCAGCCGCTTGAAGGTGGCCTCCAGGTCGGCGACCTGCCCCCGCCCCTGCAACTGGGCGAGCAGGGTGGGCTGGTCGATGGCGAAGAGCGCCGGGAGGTTGCCACTCGCGGCCAGCAGTTGCAGTTTCTGCGACAGCTCCGTCTGCGGCGCGTTCTGGTACTGCACCCTCACGCCGGGGCGCGTCTTGGAGTACGCCTGCGAGAGGTCGAGCAGCGTCTTCGTGTACCCCTGGTCCTCCAGTTGCGGGGTGAGGTAGACGATGGTCTTGTTCCCCTGCGCCTGGGCGCCCGACAGCGCGGCGCCGAGCACCAGCAGGGCGGAGAGCGGGGCCAAACGGGCGGTCTTGTTCATGGGGACTCCTGGCGGGTCGTGACGGGGCGGGCGAACGGACGGCGGGTGGATGTCAACGTTGTGATCGAGGGTGTGGATGGGGCGCGGCCTGGCAGGGGCCTAGCTCGAACCTCGGAGGACGAGGTGGGTGGGCAGGGTGACCCGCTCGGCGTCCTCTGGAAGGGTTCCGGCGAGCCGAGCGAGGATCATCTCGGTCGAGCGCTGGCCGAGTTCGGTGAGGGGGTGGTGGACGGTGGTGAGGGGCGGGTCCACGTACTGGGTGATTTCCAGGTCGTCGAAACCCACGACGGCGAGGTCCTCCGGCACCCGCAGGCCGCGGGCGCGGGCCTCCCGGAGAACGCCAATCGCCATCCGGTCGGAGGCGGCAACGACGGCATCGGGGGAAGCTGCCATGAGGGCGTTGAACACCCGCCGCGCCCCCTCGAAGGAGTAGTCCGCCGCGACGACGAGGGCGGGGTCCCGGGCCAGTCCGCACGCGGCGAGGCCGTCGAAGTAGCCCCCGTACCGCTCGGTGTTGTGGTAGGCCTCCAGGTCGCGCGGGCCGCCCACGAAGCCGATCCGGCGCCGTCCGCGGGAGTGCAGGTGCTCGACGGCCTGCCGGACCCCCGAGCGGTAGTCCACGCAGATCACGGGGACCCCGGCGGGCAGGTCGGGCTGGTCGATCACCACGAGCGGGGAGGCGACGAAGGGAGAAAGCGCGGCGGCGTTGCTGGCGAAGGGGATGAAGATGCCCCCGTCGAACTGGCCCTGCGCGAGGCCGCGCCGGTAGGCCGAGAGGTCCGCGTTCGTGAAGTTCGTCAGGCTGAGGCTGTACCCGTTGGCCTCGGCGGTGGCCGCCATCGCCGCGACGATCACGGCGACCGCCGGGTCGGCGAGGTTGCCGTAAGGGGGCTTGTCCTCGTTGCCGTAGGCGACCAGCGCGATGGAAAAGGCCTGCCCCAGCCGCATGGCGCGGGCCGCCCGATGCGGCTGGTAGTCCAGCGCCTTCACCGCCCGCAGCACCGCCGCCCGGGTCTTGTCGCTCACCTTGTCGCCGCCGTTCAGAACGTACGAAACCGTCTTGAAGCTCACACCCGCCTCAGAAGCCACGTCCTTGATCGTCGCGCGACTCAATTCCTCACCTCCCTGCCCGCCAAGAAGCGAGCACGTCGTTGTTAGAATGTAAACGTTGTGACTCGGACTATAGGGGGCGGGGCGTGGGCTGTCAACCCGGGGCCGAAGGGTCGCTTCGCGTCGTTCTCAAGCGTCCAGAACCGAAGTTCATCCCAGTCATCCTCTCTGAAGACGACTTGGAACGGCTAGACAGGTCCGGTGGGTGACGACGCAACAAGGTCTTGCAAAGTCATGTTCTTTTCGTGTTAGCTTCCGGGTATGGTCAACGTCGATTGTCAGCCTGGGCGCGCTCGCCGGGGGCTGGCCCTGGGGGTTGCCCTCGCCGACGTGCCGCCCCTCGTCACCGCGCCCAAGGAGTCCGCATGAACATCGATCAGGTCAAGGCCGCCCTTCGGGAACAGAGGATCGAGACGCCCTCGTGGGGCTACGGCAACTCCGGCACCCGCTTCAAGACCTTCGCCGCGCCCGGCGCCGCCCGCACCGTCTGGGAGAAGCTCGACGACGCCGCCGAGGTCCAGCGGCTCACCGGGATCGCGCCCTCGGTCGCCCTGCACATTCCCTGGGACGAGGTGGAGGACTACGGGGAGCTGCGGCGGTACGCCGAGG
Coding sequences within it:
- a CDS encoding ABC transporter permease; translated protein: MRRLRLGWEATILGLVVVALLVGALLSPDFLTASNLSFLTANFSEIALMVLTMTLLIIVAEIDLSVASILGMCSALLGVLWAARVPMPLAILLTLGAGGLAGLFNGLLVTRLGLPSLAVTIGTLALYRGLAYALLGDRAVADFPPAYTNLGFGTVPGTMIPIPIALFAVLAVITALVLHATAFGRSLYAIGANEVAARFAGLRVERVKLILFVGSGLMAALAGVVYTFRFSSARADNGVGLELGVIAAVLLGGVSIFGGRGSVVGAVAAVFLIGIINGALTIVDVPGEILTIVTGLLLIGSVLVPNLLARVRARRRGREAVG
- a CDS encoding sugar ABC transporter ATP-binding protein, which gives rise to MTSPADPAPMLTLRHASKAFGPVRALVDVSLELYPGEAHALLGENGAGKSTLVKILAGVHSPDGGVLTVGGRERHFRHPAEARDAGVAVIYQEPTLFPDLTVAENVLMGRQPLGRGGRIDAAAMNTRVTTILGDLGVALDPTRVVRGLSIADQQIVEIAKALSLSARVLIMDEPTAALTLQETARLFRVVRSLRARGAAVLFITHRLEEVFAQCQRVTVLRDGTWVSAGPTSDYTPDRVVRQMVGRELGELYPRGEAHAGEVVLDVRGLTQPGVFRDVSLTVRRGEIVGLAGLVGAGRSEVARAIFGIDPRGGGEVRVNGHVVPPLSPRAAMRAGVGLVPEDRRQQGLVMDLSIERNANLAVLNRLRRGPFMDRGAEEENARSWTSRLRLKAHGLHDAVSTLSGGNQQKVVLAKWLATGPSVLIVDEPTRGIDVGAKAEVHRTLAELAGGGLAVLMISSDLPEVLGMADRILVMREGRLVGELAREQGSEESVMSLATGQRAAVEGAA
- a CDS encoding L-rhamnose mutarotase, with translation MPETSAPRQRVCFQLQVRPERLGEYRARHAAVWPEMLCALRETGWHNYSLFLRGDGLLIGYFETPSLDRARAGMAAREVNARWQSEMAPFFAELQGTPDQGFLRLEEVFHLD
- a CDS encoding DeoR/GlpR family DNA-binding transcription regulator; this encodes MTNTAAPTGSERQQLILRRALAERVVRIRDVAAELGVHEMTVRRDLDALAEQGLLERIHGGARVLEKTSEELSHHLRAAKNTGAKEQIARAALGFIQDGEVIGLDASTTALSLARILHARQVTAIVTSLDAANTLAANGVPFALVGGNFHAPARSFVGAFFMDMMSRLHPDRVFFSAKAYSPALGFTDPHLPEVGAKQALIRSGGTVTALIDHSKFGGRALATIATLDHVDTVITDQPPPAETLQALREADVGLIVAAGNGGT
- a CDS encoding ABC transporter permease, coding for MTSQTGPDVLAGPPRPGILTRVLRAREFTLALLLLLITLGTAAVNPRFLGVGSVRDLLLNVSVIGLLVVGQTVVLLMRHVDLSVSSVVGLTAFLTGSLFIAVPGLPVPVALLFGLLLGAGLGVVNGLLVAYGRVPALVATLGTLYVFRGVTYAVVSGGQVNASNLPAAFLGFGTGSVLGIPNLVLLVLAIMVAFGVYLGSYRGGREYYAVGSNTDAAVLAGIDVTRRTLTGFVISGAIAGLAGVLYLARYGTVDATAGTGLELQVIAAAVVGGVSIGGGVGTVAGAGIGALLLGVIGSALVTLRAPAFYQQAIQGALLLLAISVDIIVSRRTAQRLQIEGQHHTPQAGTTQTGGPA
- the rhaS gene encoding rhamnose ABC transporter substrate-binding protein, giving the protein MKHRALMFSALSVTLGLGALALAQTQTPALKKGLKITLLPKNVNNPYNVIQTGGGLAAAKEIAADAKVVGPSDAGASSQVSYINTAIAQRQDVLVLAANDANALLPYLNRAKQQGMKIVTMDSDTAPAGRTLFINQANSEGIGRAQVQLLGKLINYKGDIAILSATPNATNQNTWIRYMQEELKKPQYKDMKLVKIAYGNDDDQKSFTEMQGLIQAYPNLRGVISPTTVGISAGARYLSTSPSKGKVVLTGLGTPNQMRAFVKDGTVQAFQLWNPADVGYLAVYAAAALASNQITGKEGESFAAGKLGRRTVGKQGEVILGPPFTFDKSNCG